A single window of Callithrix jacchus isolate 240 chromosome 6, calJac240_pri, whole genome shotgun sequence DNA harbors:
- the LOC144576761 gene encoding uncharacterized protein LOC144576761: protein MGSPKDETGELQKPRRLLKLLYQHLPSLRKVRISPRGRRQQCREKRVLDLELDTQAQVLVCSSEKRSTVFPASFYSQKKRHPWEVPDKTLKREEALLWFECIPQNSCVGNLIPNAAVLGGCPLPCYDATGRSSPDIAP, encoded by the exons ATGGGGAGCCCAAAAGATGAAACTGGAGAG CTCCAAAAACCCAGGAGGCTCTTAAAACTCCTCTACCAACACCTCCCTTCCCTGAGAAAAGTAAG GATCAGCCCAAGGGGCAGGAGGCAGCAGTGCAGGGAGAAAAGAGTGCTGGATTTAGAGTTAGACACCCAGGCTCAAGTTCTAG TTTGCAGTTCAGAGAAGAGAAGCACAGTCTTCCCAGCTTCAttttattcacagaaaaaaagGCACCCCTGGGAAGTACCTGACAAAACCCTGAAGAGAGAAGAGgctctgctgtggtttgaatgcatcccccaaaattcatgtgttggaaacttaatccccaatgcagcaGTActgggag GATGCCCTTTGCCATGTTATGATGCTACAGGAAGATCCTCACCAGATATCGCCCCTTGa